CCGTTATTGGAGCGCTCAACAAAGCTGTCCCACTCGGTACTCAAGTCGGACGTGTAGGGGTGAACGGTAATTGAACCTTTCATGCTGCTGCAATAGAACTGTAAAGCTAAGGAAGTATTTCGAAAATCATTTTTTTACAATCATACCGGAGTTATTCTATATTTGCTACGTCAAAATAAATCATTGTTTCATTTTGTTGAGGGGAAGTTTGCTTATGAAGATTTTTGCAGCACTTGCAGCGGTTGTTTGCATGGCATTTTTTGCAGCGCCGACTGCGCAGGCACAAGCAAATCAACAAATTGGCTATGGCATACATTCGGCCGACGGACTCGGCGCTCATGTATTCTATGCTGTTTCATCCACACTCCATGTGGGTTCGGGTATTGGGCTGTCAATCCAGGAAGGCGCTAACCGATTCATGCTGGAACCGTATGCCAAGTTGTTCCTTGGTTCCGGTGGAACCGTCAGTCCGTTTATCTTTGGCCAGTTTAACATCATGTTTGGTGACTAGGAAGGATCGGGACTTGAATTCGGTGCCGGGTTACAGTCATGGGTATCCAGCAATGTAGGCATTTTTGGCTCGCTTACCGTTCTGGATCTTGGTCTTGACCCCAGCTACACCAGGTTTGGTACTCTGTACCCGTGTGTTGGTGTTGAGTTTGTGCCCTAACAACCAAGTGCAGTCCGTACACGCTCTGCATCGGCAGACGTGTCAACGGCAATCAGCCGGCTGGTGCTTAAGCAGCATGTAAAAACGGCACCCGCCTCAAACAATCGCAATTGTTCCAATTTTTCAGCCCTCTCCGATTCGGAGGGGGCTTTTTGTGTGTGCCAAAGCAGGCTTCTCCAGCGATAGGCATACAACCCAAGGTGCTTCCAGGGAGTTTGTACGGGCTGACGCGAGAATCCGGTTGCGATGCCATTCTCGCTAATAACAATTTTTACAACTGAGTTGTCTGCCCGCTCTTCTTCGGCCAGCGGGTAGTATGCGGTGGCTACATCGGCGGTGCTCTGCTCCAGACTCTTAACCAGGGCGTCAACAAGGGTGGGTTGCAACAGGGGTTCATCACCCTGGATGTTTACCACAATGTCAGGCTGCAATCCGCGCTGTATTACCGCTGCATAACATCGGTCGGTTCCGCTTTCCAGTGCGGGTGAGGTAAGCTCAACATCCGCACCAAAGCCCCGGGCTACTGTTTCAATCCGCTCATCGTCGGTAGCAATAATCACTGCGTCAAGATTTTGTGACCGCACTGCTGCCAGCCACACCCGTTCCAGCATGGTTTTCCCACAGAGGTCAATCAGTGGCTTACCGGGAAGTCGTTGCGAGGCATATCGCGAGGGGATGACGCCAATGCGTAAAGGACTGTTGCTCATCCCAAAACACGTGGTACCTTGAAGAATGCTTCATTCCTGGACGGTGCGTTGTGTAATGCTTCTCTGGCCGTTAGACACTCGCCGGCAACGTCGGCTCGTGTTTCACAGGCTTGCAGGTGTCCTGGTGGTGTGCCCAACGGAGCATTACCGTCGATTGCTGAAATCGTCCCCACATATTCCACGATGGATGAGAATTCCTCAGCCACGGTATCAAGTTCAGTATCAGTAAAGTGAAGGCGGCACAGCCCGGCAAGGGCTTGAATATCGTCACGTGTCATGCTGCAAAGTTACGTGTGAGACAATTGCCGATCGAATGTGTTCCACAAATTCGTTCTGCTGGTCACGTCCGGCCGTAGCATCCAGACTCAGAGCCGGC
This is a stretch of genomic DNA from Ignavibacteria bacterium. It encodes these proteins:
- the gatC gene encoding Asp-tRNA(Asn)/Glu-tRNA(Gln) amidotransferase subunit GatC — encoded protein: MTRDDIQALAGLCRLHFTDTELDTVAEEFSSIVEYVGTISAIDGNAPLGTPPGHLQACETRADVAGECLTAREALHNAPSRNEAFFKVPRVLG
- a CDS encoding 3-deoxy-manno-octulosonate cytidylyltransferase, whose translation is MSNSPLRIGVIPSRYASQRLPGKPLIDLCGKTMLERVWLAAVRSQNLDAVIIATDDERIETVARGFGADVELTSPALESGTDRCYAAVIQRGLQPDIVVNIQGDEPLLQPTLVDALVKSLEQSTADVATAYYPLAEEERADNSVVKIVISENGIATGFSRQPVQTPWKHLGLYAYRWRSLLWHTQKAPSESERAEKLEQLRLFEAGAVFTCCLSTSRLIAVDTSADAERVRTALGC